The Thiovulum sp. ES genome includes the window TGTAACCCTCCTTCCGCAAAATTTCCATGGCTTTTTTTTACAAAAACTTCGCTTTTTGCATCCTTCCATTTTGGATCGTTGTCCGGAAAGTTTGTCCCTATATCCCCGTATCCCAGGCCCGAAAGTACGGCATCAACTATGGCGTGTAA containing:
- a CDS encoding 2C-methyl-D-erythritol 2,4-cyclodiphosphate synthase (PFAM: YgbB family~TIGRFAM: 2-C-methyl-D-erythritol 2,4-cyclodiphosphate synthase) — its product is MGYDIHRLEGGRKLFLGGILITEDFGAVGHSDGDVVLHAIVDAVLSGLGYGDIGTNFPDNDPKWKDAKSEVFVKKSHGNFAEGGL